The Paenibacillus pabuli DNA segment TCATTTCCTGCACCGAACACCCTATGATTCGAATCTGGCTGGTCGTCTGCTGACCGGAATGGGTCTGGAAGGACTGGATATTCATAAGCGGGCCAGTGATCTTTCAGGCGGAGAAAAACAGCGCATAGCGCTGATCCGTTCCATCTTGCTTCGCCCCAAAGTGTTGCTGCTGGATGAAGTCACCGCTTCCCTGGACCGGACCAATGCTAAGCTTGTGGAACAACAATTAACGGAATGGAGCAAGCAGGAAGGTATTTCACTCGTATGGGTTACCCATGATCAGGAACAGGCACGCTCATTCAGCACAACAACATGGTTCATGGGCGAGCAGACCCTGCTAGAACGCCAGCCCACCTCCCTTTTCTTTGCCCATCCGCATTCGGAACTGGCCCGGCAATACATTCTGCGCCCTGCCCCCGAGGCAGATAAGGAGAACACATGTCCATTTTCGCACTGAGTTTTACCATCATATTTATTATGCTGACCATGCTTATTTCCGTATGGCAGAAGCTTGGTCTGGAGAGAGATATTGCTGTAGGTACGGTTCGTTCCGCAGTACAGCTGCTGCTGGTCGGATATGTACTTCAGTTTATCTTCAACTCGGACCACCCTGCTCTAATCATTGGTATTGTAGCTTTTATGATTACCGTGGCATCCTTCAATGCGGGCAAACGAGGCAAGGGACTTCGCCGAATTTCCCTATATATTGCGGTGGCCATTACGGTGACCGAGCTATTGATGATGGGGCTTCTGTTAGGTCTTCACATCGTCGAGCCGACCCCGCAATACATCATTCCACTCAGCGGCATGACGATCGGCAATGCGATGGTTGTCTCGGGGCTGTTTCTGAATCAGATGAAACGTGAGGTTGAAGCCTCCAAAGGGGAAATCGAGACGCTGCTCTCTCTGGGCGCTACGCCCAGACGTGCATTTCAGGATGTACTGAAACGCTCTGTAAAATCCAGCATGATTCCGACCATTGACGGGATGAAAACGGTAGGCCTCGTTCAGCTTCCAGGCATGATGACCGGCATGATTATCGCTGGCGCCGACCCGGTTGAGGCTGTCCGTTACCAGATTCTGATTGTGTTTGCCTTCACCAGTTCGGCTGCCATAACCAGCATTATCCTGAGTCTGCTGACGTACAG contains these protein-coding regions:
- a CDS encoding ABC transporter permease, coding for MSIFALSFTIIFIMLTMLISVWQKLGLERDIAVGTVRSAVQLLLVGYVLQFIFNSDHPALIIGIVAFMITVASFNAGKRGKGLRRISLYIAVAITVTELLMMGLLLGLHIVEPTPQYIIPLSGMTIGNAMVVSGLFLNQMKREVEASKGEIETLLSLGATPRRAFQDVLKRSVKSSMIPTIDGMKTVGLVQLPGMMTGMIIAGADPVEAVRYQILIVFAFTSSAAITSIILSLLTYRQWFTSDMRLRSL
- a CDS encoding ABC transporter ATP-binding protein, which translates into the protein MSTLVTLQQLTKHIGTTEQRLLFEKVNASVEEGERIAILGASGQGKSTLLRILSLLDVPDGGDILWKGTSYLDSDPRTWRMRMSYVAQQPVMLAGSVEDNLKTVHFLHRTPYDSNLAGRLLTGMGLEGLDIHKRASDLSGGEKQRIALIRSILLRPKVLLLDEVTASLDRTNAKLVEQQLTEWSKQEGISLVWVTHDQEQARSFSTTTWFMGEQTLLERQPTSLFFAHPHSELARQYILRPAPEADKENTCPFSH